A part of Candidatus Saccharimonadales bacterium genomic DNA contains:
- a CDS encoding RpiB/LacA/LacB family sugar-phosphate isomerase: protein MKIYLGADHQGFAMKEKVFAYLAKQSYDIEDVGDKELDPNDDFPQFAQMAALKVLGDDDSRAILICGGGQGMCMAANRFRGIRASVIWDAYEAKMTRNDNDSNVLCLPSRILDQDDDPWKDIVDTWLKTPFASAPRYKRRNAEIDEL from the coding sequence ATGAAGATTTACTTGGGTGCGGACCATCAAGGTTTTGCTATGAAAGAAAAAGTGTTTGCGTACCTTGCGAAGCAAAGTTATGACATTGAAGATGTGGGTGATAAAGAACTCGACCCGAATGACGATTTTCCACAATTTGCCCAGATGGCAGCACTGAAAGTGCTTGGCGATGATGATTCGCGCGCTATCCTTATATGCGGTGGTGGCCAAGGGATGTGTATGGCGGCTAACCGGTTTCGTGGTATTCGCGCCAGTGTTATCTGGGATGCGTATGAAGCAAAAATGACGCGAAACGACAATGACAGCAATGTGCTGTGTCTACCATCGCGTATTCTTGATCAAGATGACGACCCGTGGAAAGACATCGTGGATACATGGCTAAAAACACCGTTTGCCTCCGCGCCAAGATATAAACGCCGTAATGCAGAGATTGACGAGCTGTAG
- a CDS encoding transketolase, with amino-acid sequence MGLFNVSGQLTITQLEKKAAEVRKDILSMLEAAGSGHSAGPLDLADIVTALYFNIMNVNPDRPDWSERDVFFLSNGHTVPVQYAVMAERGYFPVEELKTLRKLGSRLQGHPERTKLPGLENTSGPLGSGLSQAAGYAYSLQYLDNAKHRWVYAITGDGELNEGNIWEAAMFAGKYKLSQLVVFIDRNNIQIDGSTEDVMPLEDLRGKWESFGWHVQEINGHSMESIIDAASMARAITNRPSVIISHTIPGKGVDFMEYDYHYHGYFLNSDDGKKALKKLRTLDGKITGEHE; translated from the coding sequence ATGGGATTATTTAACGTGAGTGGGCAATTAACAATTACACAGCTTGAGAAAAAAGCAGCTGAGGTCCGTAAGGATATCCTTAGTATGCTAGAGGCCGCAGGGAGTGGTCACAGTGCAGGTCCGCTAGATTTGGCAGATATTGTCACAGCGCTTTACTTTAATATTATGAACGTTAATCCGGACCGGCCGGACTGGTCTGAGCGCGATGTCTTTTTCCTTAGTAATGGACACACGGTTCCTGTCCAGTATGCAGTAATGGCCGAACGGGGTTATTTTCCAGTTGAAGAGTTAAAAACACTTCGAAAACTAGGCAGTCGCCTGCAAGGGCATCCGGAACGTACAAAATTACCAGGTCTTGAAAATACAAGCGGACCACTGGGGAGTGGGCTTAGCCAAGCAGCTGGATATGCGTATAGCTTGCAGTACCTTGATAACGCCAAGCATCGCTGGGTGTATGCGATTACCGGTGACGGTGAATTAAATGAAGGTAATATTTGGGAAGCAGCAATGTTTGCTGGCAAATACAAACTTTCGCAACTAGTTGTATTCATTGACCGAAACAACATTCAGATCGATGGATCAACCGAAGACGTCATGCCGCTCGAAGACCTTCGCGGCAAATGGGAAAGCTTTGGTTGGCACGTACAAGAGATTAATGGGCACAGCATGGAGAGTATTATCGATGCCGCTAGTATGGCTCGGGCAATTACGAATCGTCCGAGTGTTATCATTTCACATACTATTCCCGGAAAGGGCGTTGATTTTATGGAATATGACTATCATTATCATGGCTATTTCTTGAACTCAGATGATGGTAAGAAAGCGTTAAAGAAACTCAGAACACTAGACGGCAAGATTACAGGAGAACACGAATGA